One Campylobacter concisus DNA window includes the following coding sequences:
- the recR gene encoding recombination mediator RecR produces MKRGLEKFNELTESFAKLPGVGKKSAARFAYFVCMQDSFAGLRLAQNIEDAVRFIKRCERCGGLSENEICDICSDESRDSEVILLVESPKDILVFEQNGIYNGLYFVLDEIDEDAIERLRSAITQNGSKEVVFAFTPGLNSDALMLYVEDKLGMSEISFSKIAQGVPTGVNLENVDMLSLLKAYESRTKA; encoded by the coding sequence ATGAAAAGAGGCTTAGAAAAATTTAACGAACTAACTGAGTCTTTTGCAAAGCTCCCTGGTGTTGGTAAAAAATCAGCCGCAAGGTTTGCCTATTTTGTCTGCATGCAAGATAGCTTTGCAGGGCTAAGGCTCGCTCAAAATATCGAAGATGCGGTGAGATTTATCAAGCGCTGTGAGCGTTGTGGTGGGCTAAGCGAAAATGAAATTTGTGACATTTGCAGTGACGAGAGCAGGGACAGTGAGGTTATATTGCTGGTTGAGAGTCCAAAAGATATCTTAGTTTTTGAGCAAAATGGCATCTACAACGGCCTTTACTTCGTGCTTGACGAGATCGACGAGGATGCCATAGAGAGGCTGCGAAGTGCGATCACGCAAAATGGCTCAAAAGAGGTCGTTTTTGCCTTTACACCAGGGCTAAATTCTGATGCGCTCATGCTTTATGTCGAGGATAAGCTTGGCATGAGTGAAATTTCATTTAGCAAGATCGCCCAGGGCGTGCCAACTGGCGTAAATTTAGAAAACGTCGACATGCTTTCACTTTTAAAAGCCTACGAAAGCCGTACAAAAGCCTAA
- a CDS encoding ArsS family sensor histidine kinase: MKYSITTKITIIFAIAFSLMCLLFVTFANIQQESALEKLKDRQISAMNYLVALYERGNPPRDLEHYFKNFYLEYVGNKNLATSIATNGTVVFTQHTPLGVVQSVNYKGDLYLLIKNPSFQLLLESNDARHVNDPLWVAFLIVSALLISLYVSVLRSLSPLRRLSKDIRKFASGNMEMAMTARLNENEQDEIGQVAVEFDNAVCKIRELIRSRQLFLRAIMHELKTPIGKGRIVSEMVANETQKMRLINVFERLEMLINEFSKVEQLLSKSYALNYQECHFSLILEQVQDMLMLDKFEERVSCDIRDDVILRVDFQLFSLAIKNLIDNALKYAEDKKAILICDSEFIAVKNLGKKLNHPIDYYKQAFVRGDKVSAGSGMGLGLYIIEQICQMQKFELVYDYEDGYHVFKILLRSKAKRV; this comes from the coding sequence ATGAAATATTCCATAACTACGAAGATAACTATTATCTTTGCCATAGCTTTCTCGCTGATGTGCTTGCTCTTTGTAACTTTTGCAAACATTCAGCAAGAGAGCGCTTTAGAAAAACTAAAGGATAGACAAATAAGTGCGATGAACTATCTTGTCGCACTCTATGAACGCGGAAATCCCCCAAGAGATTTAGAACATTATTTTAAAAATTTTTACTTAGAGTATGTTGGAAATAAAAATTTAGCCACTTCAATAGCTACAAATGGAACTGTTGTTTTTACGCAGCACACACCTCTTGGAGTGGTGCAATCGGTTAATTACAAAGGTGATTTGTATTTGCTTATTAAAAACCCGTCTTTTCAGCTACTTCTTGAAAGTAACGACGCAAGACACGTAAATGATCCACTTTGGGTTGCTTTTTTGATAGTTTCAGCCCTTCTAATTTCACTTTATGTTTCTGTTCTTAGAAGTCTTTCACCACTTAGAAGGCTTAGTAAAGATATCAGAAAATTTGCCAGTGGAAATATGGAAATGGCGATGACGGCTAGGCTAAATGAAAATGAGCAAGATGAGATCGGACAGGTCGCGGTTGAGTTTGATAATGCCGTTTGCAAGATCAGAGAGCTCATCCGCTCAAGGCAGCTATTTTTACGTGCGATCATGCATGAGCTAAAGACTCCGATTGGCAAGGGCAGGATCGTCTCTGAAATGGTCGCAAATGAGACCCAAAAGATGAGGCTCATAAACGTTTTCGAGCGCCTTGAGATGCTGATAAATGAATTTAGCAAGGTCGAGCAGCTCCTTTCTAAAAGCTACGCACTAAACTATCAAGAGTGTCATTTTTCACTTATATTGGAGCAAGTGCAAGATATGCTAATGCTTGATAAATTTGAAGAGCGAGTGAGCTGTGATATCAGAGATGACGTTATTTTAAGAGTGGATTTTCAGCTTTTTAGTTTGGCGATTAAAAATTTGATAGACAATGCCCTAAAATACGCAGAGGATAAAAAGGCTATTTTGATTTGCGATAGCGAATTTATAGCGGTTAAAAATTTAGGCAAAAAGCTAAATCATCCGATTGATTACTACAAACAAGCCTTTGTGCGTGGCGACAAAGTGAGTGCAGGAAGTGGTATGGGGCTTGGACTTTATATCATCGAGCAAATTTGTCAGATGCAAAAATTTGAGCTAGTTTATGACTACGAAGACGGCTATCATGTATTTAAAATTTTACTTAGATCAAAGGCAAAGCGAGTATGA
- a CDS encoding response regulator transcription factor yields MVNVLMIEDDPEFAQILSEYLDSFNIKVTNFEDPYLGLSAGIKNYDLLILDLTLPGIDGLEVCKEIRQKYDIPIIISSARSDISDKVVGLQLGADDYLPKPYDPKEMYARITSLIRRYKKTNEVQEEVVDSAFRIDDKRHEIYFNNEPLALTPAEYEILTYLIKQHSFSVSREQLVYNCKSLKDKDSKSLDVIIGRLRSKIGDSSKAPKHIFSVRGIGYKLIG; encoded by the coding sequence ATGGTTAATGTTTTAATGATAGAAGACGATCCAGAATTTGCACAAATTTTATCTGAATATCTTGATAGTTTTAATATAAAAGTTACGAATTTTGAGGACCCTTATTTAGGGCTTAGTGCTGGGATAAAAAACTATGATTTGTTAATACTTGATCTTACTTTACCGGGCATTGATGGGCTTGAGGTTTGTAAAGAAATTCGCCAAAAATATGACATTCCTATCATCATAAGTTCAGCTAGAAGCGATATTAGTGACAAGGTTGTTGGACTTCAGCTTGGTGCTGATGATTATTTGCCAAAACCATACGATCCAAAAGAGATGTATGCTCGTATCACAAGTCTTATAAGAAGATATAAAAAGACAAATGAAGTACAAGAAGAGGTCGTTGATAGCGCATTTAGGATCGATGATAAACGCCACGAAATTTACTTTAATAATGAGCCATTAGCGCTTACTCCAGCTGAGTATGAAATTTTAACTTATCTCATTAAGCAACACAGCTTTTCAGTATCACGCGAACAGCTAGTTTATAACTGCAAAAGCCTAAAAGATAAAGATTCAAAGAGCTTAGATGTTATTATCGGACGCCTTAGATCAAAAATCGGTGATAGCTCAAAAGCCCCAAAACATATATTTTCAGTAAGAGGCATAGGATATAAGCTTATCGGATGA
- the dnaJ gene encoding molecular chaperone DnaJ has product MEFDYYEILEISRNASGDEIKKAFRRLALKYHPDRNSGDKEAELKFKQINEAYQVLSDEQKRSIYDRYGKEGLEGRFGSGGGFSADFDLSDIFDSFFGGGFASSSRQRKRYSEKYSADLEIPINLEFNEAIFGCEKEIKFDQKVPCPTCNATGSKDGKSKTCQHCGGSGRITRGNGFMNIVQECPYCHGSGEVISEPCPDCNAKAYKIQQQTVKITIPEGVDSGMRMRVAGKGNIGTNGIQGDLYVSINVKEDKHFIRHNDDVYLEIPVFFTQAILGESIKIPTLRGETELKLPVGAKDKQQFIFENEGIKSVNSRKKGRLVAQISIQTPEKLSDEQKELLNKLQASFGIESGKSNTDESVFDKIKSWFKGDEPKGKKKK; this is encoded by the coding sequence GTGGAATTTGACTATTACGAAATCCTTGAAATTTCAAGAAATGCAAGCGGAGATGAGATCAAAAAAGCCTTTAGAAGACTTGCTTTAAAATATCACCCAGATAGAAATTCTGGCGACAAAGAGGCTGAACTAAAATTTAAACAGATAAATGAGGCTTATCAAGTTTTAAGCGACGAGCAAAAACGCTCTATTTACGACAGATACGGCAAAGAAGGCCTTGAGGGTCGATTTGGCAGCGGTGGTGGATTTAGTGCCGATTTTGATCTTTCAGATATTTTTGACTCATTTTTTGGTGGCGGTTTTGCAAGCAGTTCTAGACAGAGAAAAAGATACTCAGAAAAATACTCAGCCGATCTTGAAATTCCTATAAATTTGGAGTTTAACGAAGCTATTTTTGGTTGTGAAAAAGAGATAAAATTTGATCAAAAAGTGCCTTGCCCAACATGCAATGCAACTGGCAGTAAAGATGGCAAGAGCAAGACATGCCAGCACTGTGGCGGAAGTGGCAGGATAACACGCGGAAATGGCTTTATGAATATCGTCCAAGAGTGCCCATATTGCCACGGAAGCGGTGAAGTAATAAGCGAACCATGCCCTGATTGCAATGCAAAAGCTTATAAAATCCAGCAACAAACTGTAAAGATTACTATCCCTGAAGGCGTTGATAGCGGCATGAGAATGAGAGTAGCTGGCAAAGGCAATATCGGTACAAACGGCATTCAAGGCGATCTTTATGTAAGCATAAACGTAAAAGAAGACAAGCATTTCATACGTCACAACGACGATGTTTATCTAGAAATTCCTGTCTTTTTCACACAAGCTATACTTGGCGAAAGTATAAAAATTCCAACTCTTCGAGGAGAAACTGAGCTAAAACTACCTGTTGGAGCAAAAGACAAGCAACAATTTATCTTTGAAAATGAAGGTATTAAAAGCGTAAATTCGCGTAAAAAAGGTAGGCTCGTAGCACAAATTTCTATTCAAACGCCTGAAAAACTAAGCGATGAGCAAAAAGAGCTTTTAAATAAGCTTCAAGCTAGCTTTGGTATAGAATCGGGCAAATCAAATACTGATGAAAGCGTCTTTGATAAGATAAAAAGCTGGTTTAAAGGCGATGAGCCAAAAGGCAAAAAGAAAAAATAA
- the pyk gene encoding pyruvate kinase, with the protein MIKKTKIVATLGPASDNEETMEAMVKAGVNVFRLNFSHGTHEYHKSNIDKIRNIEKRLNKRIGILQDICGPKIRVGKLSEPFYLKAGDELSIHADEIIGEKVEKGIYKVSLNQPQILPMLKVGEYVYLYDGSIRAKVVSEGKEVVKTIIENDGILNSNKGVNFPNTALGIEIITPKDKEDMKFGARHGVNFVAISFVQDANDVIKTKNILKEFGSRAAVLSKIEKFDAVENIDDIIAKSDGIMVARGDLGIEVPFYKVPTIQKLIIKKANAASKPVITATQMMLSMAEHETATRAEISDVANAVLDGTDAVMLSEESAIGKNPVAVVEAMSKTIIQTQSIYPYNKFDEFDFFDETDMVASSAASLAVRIKADALISITGSGKSAIKLARNRTNIDIIAVAHDEQTAHMLTLAWGVTPALVLEKTKLSSLLANVMKKAYEEGYVEHDKTYLVTAGHPTGVEGSTNLIRIIRRDQLDYYLELAIE; encoded by the coding sequence ATGATAAAAAAGACAAAAATCGTAGCTACTTTGGGGCCAGCAAGTGATAATGAAGAGACAATGGAAGCGATGGTAAAAGCAGGTGTTAATGTCTTTCGTTTAAATTTTAGCCATGGGACACACGAATACCATAAATCAAATATTGACAAGATAAGAAATATCGAAAAAAGGCTAAATAAAAGAATAGGAATTTTACAAGATATCTGCGGCCCAAAGATCAGAGTTGGCAAGCTTAGTGAGCCATTTTATCTAAAGGCCGGTGATGAACTTAGTATCCATGCTGATGAGATCATCGGTGAAAAAGTGGAAAAAGGAATTTATAAAGTAAGCCTAAACCAGCCTCAAATTTTGCCTATGCTAAAGGTTGGCGAGTATGTCTATCTCTATGATGGCTCTATAAGAGCAAAGGTCGTTAGCGAAGGTAAAGAAGTAGTAAAAACTATCATTGAAAATGATGGAATTTTAAACTCAAACAAAGGCGTAAATTTTCCAAATACAGCTCTTGGCATCGAGATCATCACACCAAAAGATAAAGAAGATATGAAATTTGGCGCAAGGCATGGTGTAAATTTTGTCGCTATTAGCTTCGTACAAGATGCAAATGACGTAATAAAGACAAAAAATATCTTAAAAGAATTTGGCTCAAGAGCTGCTGTTTTATCTAAGATCGAGAAATTTGACGCGGTTGAAAATATAGACGACATCATTGCAAAGAGTGATGGTATTATGGTAGCTCGTGGCGATCTCGGCATAGAAGTGCCATTTTATAAGGTTCCAACTATCCAAAAGCTCATCATCAAAAAGGCAAATGCAGCAAGCAAGCCAGTCATTACTGCAACGCAGATGATGCTAAGCATGGCAGAGCATGAAACTGCTACAAGGGCGGAGATCAGCGACGTGGCAAATGCTGTGCTAGACGGTACTGATGCTGTTATGCTAAGTGAAGAGAGTGCGATCGGTAAAAACCCAGTCGCGGTCGTAGAGGCGATGAGTAAAACGATCATCCAAACTCAAAGCATCTATCCATATAATAAATTTGATGAGTTTGACTTTTTTGACGAGACTGATATGGTGGCAAGTAGTGCCGCATCTCTTGCTGTTCGCATAAAGGCAGATGCATTAATCTCAATCACTGGCTCAGGAAAATCGGCCATAAAATTAGCTAGAAACCGCACAAATATCGACATCATTGCAGTTGCTCACGATGAGCAAACAGCACACATGCTTACCCTTGCTTGGGGTGTTACGCCAGCGCTAGTACTAGAAAAAACAAAGCTTAGCTCACTTTTAGCAAATGTCATGAAAAAGGCGTATGAAGAGGGATATGTTGAACACGACAAGACCTATCTTGTCACAGCCGGTCACCCTACGGGCGTTGAGGGTAGCACAAACCTTATACGTATCATCAGACGCGATCAGCTTGATTATTATTTGGAGCTTGCAATTGAGTAA
- a CDS encoding TRAP transporter substrate-binding protein, whose protein sequence is MNKFLLASLGLAAVACVAMGDDKVYKLKLASSWESTMPVLGDVPKELKDKVEKMSNGRLELRIDYPSKHKSPFAMLDFAKSGQYDITYTSSYYYKGKDAKTIFFTATPFMMNTDEQTAWYEFGGGKELEAKVYDPYNIKIFRAGNTGMQMGGWFKKEIKSLDDIKGLKIRIPGFGGEIYAKLGANINTIPTGELYMALEMGTIDSVEWVSPAYDMALGFHKVAKYYYTGWQEPNGETQFFFNKKSYEKLPDDLKAIFEAAAAEVARDANTKVFYSNVEYWDKMKSEYPDIQVKSFPPEVIAALKKATNELLDEESAKDPLFKEIVESQRAFLKKAREWTKISDYAYIKTNE, encoded by the coding sequence ATGAATAAATTTTTATTAGCGTCTCTTGGTTTAGCAGCTGTTGCTTGCGTTGCTATGGGAGATGATAAAGTTTATAAGCTAAAGCTTGCTAGCTCATGGGAGAGCACTATGCCAGTGCTTGGTGATGTGCCAAAAGAGTTAAAGGATAAAGTTGAAAAGATGAGCAATGGCAGACTTGAGCTAAGGATTGATTATCCATCAAAGCATAAATCACCTTTTGCAATGCTTGATTTTGCTAAAAGCGGTCAATACGACATTACCTACACAAGTAGCTATTATTATAAAGGCAAAGATGCTAAAACTATATTTTTTACAGCAACTCCATTTATGATGAATACTGATGAGCAAACAGCTTGGTATGAATTTGGCGGCGGTAAGGAGCTTGAGGCAAAAGTTTACGATCCATACAATATCAAAATTTTTAGAGCTGGAAATACCGGCATGCAAATGGGTGGCTGGTTTAAAAAAGAGATCAAATCACTAGATGATATCAAAGGCTTAAAGATAAGAATTCCGGGCTTTGGTGGTGAAATTTACGCTAAACTTGGCGCTAACATTAACACTATCCCAACTGGTGAGCTTTACATGGCTCTTGAGATGGGAACGATCGACTCAGTCGAATGGGTTAGCCCAGCTTATGATATGGCACTTGGCTTTCACAAAGTGGCAAAATACTACTACACAGGCTGGCAAGAGCCAAACGGTGAAACTCAATTTTTCTTTAATAAAAAATCATACGAAAAACTTCCAGATGATCTAAAAGCGATCTTTGAAGCAGCTGCAGCAGAAGTAGCAAGAGATGCAAATACAAAAGTATTTTATTCAAATGTCGAGTACTGGGATAAAATGAAGAGCGAGTATCCAGACATCCAAGTAAAATCTTTCCCACCAGAAGTAATCGCAGCTCTTAAAAAAGCCACAAATGAGCTTCTTGATGAAGAGAGTGCTAAAGATCCGTTATTTAAAGAGATCGTTGAGTCTCAAAGAGCTTTCCTTAAAAAAGCAAGAGAATGGACTAAAATTTCAGACTACGCTTATATCAAAACAAACGAATAG
- a CDS encoding shikimate dehydrogenase, giving the protein MKTFAVFGDPIAHSVSPRLHNKAIADLGLKALYTRVLLKDGSELINKFKSLKLNGANVTLPHKEWALNLADEASDIARKIGSANTLVLKNDKIYAYNTDAPGFLKAIKNFKGVKKAIVLGAGGTANAITYALKEQGVDVCILNRSKDRLEKFKDEYKCFSWDNYEEQKFDLVINSTSAGLKDDFLPAPKEILKSIFKDAKFAFDVIYGKQTPFLEMAKKSSLSVKDGADMLLYQAILALNLFFNNTLDESKIECSMREIFYL; this is encoded by the coding sequence ATGAAAACATTCGCAGTCTTTGGAGATCCAATAGCTCACTCGGTATCTCCGAGGCTGCACAACAAAGCCATTGCAGACCTTGGCTTAAAAGCACTTTACACAAGAGTCTTGCTAAAAGATGGCAGTGAATTAATCAATAAATTTAAATCCTTAAAATTAAACGGTGCAAACGTAACACTTCCACATAAAGAGTGGGCTTTAAATTTAGCCGATGAAGCTTCGGATATAGCTCGCAAAATAGGCTCTGCAAATACTCTTGTGCTTAAAAATGACAAAATTTATGCATACAATACAGATGCGCCTGGATTTTTAAAAGCAATAAAAAATTTTAAAGGTGTAAAAAAAGCTATTGTTCTTGGAGCTGGCGGTACTGCAAATGCCATAACTTATGCATTAAAAGAACAAGGCGTTGATGTTTGCATACTAAATAGAAGCAAAGATAGGCTTGAGAAATTTAAAGATGAGTACAAATGCTTTAGTTGGGATAACTATGAAGAGCAAAAATTTGATCTAGTCATTAACTCAACCTCTGCTGGTTTAAAGGATGATTTTTTACCAGCACCTAAAGAAATTTTAAAAAGTATTTTTAAGGATGCTAAATTTGCATTTGATGTGATTTATGGTAAGCAAACACCATTTTTAGAAATGGCCAAGAAAAGCAGCCTTAGTGTAAAAGATGGGGCCGATATGCTTTTATATCAAGCGATTTTAGCACTAAATTTATTTTTTAACAATACACTCGATGAGTCAAAGATCGAGTGCTCAATGAGAGAAATTTTCTATCTATAA
- a CDS encoding SPOR domain-containing protein, with protein sequence MENDELKDILLERDDDARGLKLKKLLIFIAALIILFLIIVVAMKLVNSSDPSQAQNEADSRLVLPPVPAEQPVDRQAPIADTNSDNKKGDTQLFEQVPIVPENKQQDEFEDMIKKLKDKENNKPVSKTEESKEIVKPIEKPAEIPAKKAETKVDTSVKKVEKVAATDKKSEAKSAKTENKVDKKIEKKAETKIEKTDKKAEVAKSEPATKGSYVQVFVTSKFNPNAEYMKKIAAKGYNYKTIKVGELTKILVGPFDEKTLQKAVGDIRKDINKDAFIFRAK encoded by the coding sequence GTGGAAAATGATGAGTTAAAAGATATTCTTTTAGAAAGAGACGATGACGCAAGAGGATTGAAGCTAAAAAAGCTTCTGATATTTATTGCAGCTCTTATTATACTTTTTTTGATCATTGTAGTGGCTATGAAGCTAGTAAATTCAAGCGATCCTTCACAAGCGCAAAATGAAGCTGATTCAAGACTAGTGCTTCCTCCAGTACCAGCTGAGCAGCCAGTAGATAGACAAGCTCCGATAGCTGATACAAATTCAGACAATAAAAAAGGCGATACACAGCTTTTTGAGCAAGTACCGATCGTGCCTGAAAATAAGCAACAAGATGAATTTGAAGATATGATCAAAAAGCTAAAAGATAAAGAAAACAATAAGCCTGTTTCTAAAACTGAAGAGTCAAAAGAGATAGTTAAGCCTATTGAAAAGCCTGCTGAAATACCAGCAAAAAAAGCTGAGACAAAGGTAGATACTTCAGTTAAAAAAGTCGAAAAAGTAGCAGCTACTGATAAAAAGAGTGAGGCAAAATCAGCTAAGACTGAAAATAAAGTAGATAAAAAGATTGAAAAAAAGGCTGAAACTAAAATAGAAAAAACGGACAAAAAAGCTGAGGTAGCTAAAAGTGAACCTGCTACAAAAGGCTCTTATGTTCAAGTATTTGTGACTAGTAAATTTAATCCAAATGCTGAATATATGAAGAAGATCGCTGCTAAGGGATATAACTACAAGACTATAAAAGTTGGCGAGCTGACTAAAATTTTAGTTGGTCCATTTGATGAAAAAACGCTTCAAAAAGCAGTAGGTGATATTAGAAAAGATATCAATAAAGACGCTTTTATCTTTAGAGCAAAATGA
- a CDS encoding DUF1882 domain-containing protein: MQSIDTALIKIITTHYYIKRDTIVNKIEYRGKIFFDKFEKINEPLTYSVMKEHEEGKAVIAHSLINANDKVENIVFDYNGRTPDRFWHKAQLLLREEGFINFTAYESKTPGHLHLYVHKGHTTLNEACQLANVLNAKLSQKLPKEWRMFPNIDMPKEFNILTLPYKLYQKERGASWSKYM, translated from the coding sequence ATGCAAAGTATTGATACGGCACTTATAAAGATTATTACAACTCACTACTATATCAAGCGTGATACGATCGTTAATAAAATAGAATACAGAGGCAAAATTTTCTTTGATAAATTTGAAAAAATCAACGAGCCGCTAACTTATAGTGTCATGAAAGAGCATGAAGAGGGCAAGGCTGTTATTGCACACTCTTTAATAAATGCGAATGATAAAGTTGAAAATATAGTCTTTGACTATAACGGCAGAACCCCAGATAGATTTTGGCATAAAGCACAGCTTCTTTTAAGAGAAGAAGGATTTATAAATTTTACAGCCTACGAGAGTAAGACGCCAGGACATCTACATCTTTATGTGCATAAAGGTCACACTACGCTAAATGAGGCTTGTCAGCTGGCAAACGTGCTCAACGCAAAGCTTTCACAGAAGCTACCTAAAGAGTGGAGGATGTTTCCAAATATCGATATGCCAAAAGAATTTAACATACTAACTTTACCTTATAAACTCTATCAAAAAGAGCGCGGGGCAAGTTGGTCAAAATATATGTAA
- a CDS encoding serine hydroxymethyltransferase, with protein MSLQSYDKDIYDLVNLELKRQCDHLEMIASENFTYPEVMEVMGSILTNKYAEGYPGKRYYGGCEFVDEIEQIAIDRCKELFGCEFANVQPNSGSQANQGVYGALLNPGDKILGMDLSHGGHLTHGAKVSSSGKMYESFFYGVELDGRINYDRVMDIAKIVKPKMIVCGASAYTREIEFKKFREIADAVGAILFADVAHIAGLVVAGEHQSPFPYCDVVSSTTHKTLRGPRGGIIMTNNEEYAKKINASIFPGIQGGPLVHVIAAKAVGFKHNLSPEWKIYAKQVKANAKKLGEVLIKRGFDLVSGGTDNHLILMSFLNREFSGKDADIALGNAGITVNKNTVPGEIRSPFITSGIRVGSPALTARGMKEAEFELIANKIADVLSDINNTSLQEKTKAELVELAHKFIIYDKATF; from the coding sequence ATGAGTTTGCAAAGCTACGATAAGGATATTTACGATCTAGTAAATTTAGAGTTAAAACGTCAATGTGATCACCTTGAGATGATCGCTAGTGAAAATTTTACATATCCAGAAGTTATGGAAGTAATGGGCTCAATCCTAACAAACAAATACGCTGAAGGCTATCCTGGCAAGAGATATTATGGTGGCTGCGAATTTGTAGATGAGATCGAGCAAATAGCGATCGATAGATGTAAAGAGCTTTTTGGATGTGAATTTGCAAACGTTCAACCAAACTCAGGTTCCCAGGCAAACCAAGGCGTTTACGGTGCTTTGCTTAATCCAGGTGATAAAATTTTAGGCATGGATCTAAGCCATGGTGGACATTTGACACACGGTGCAAAGGTCAGCAGCTCTGGTAAGATGTATGAGAGCTTTTTCTATGGCGTCGAGCTTGATGGCCGCATAAACTACGATAGAGTCATGGATATCGCAAAGATAGTAAAACCAAAAATGATCGTTTGTGGCGCAAGCGCATACACAAGAGAGATTGAGTTTAAAAAATTCCGTGAGATAGCCGATGCTGTTGGGGCGATACTCTTTGCAGATGTTGCTCACATTGCTGGTCTTGTTGTTGCTGGCGAGCATCAAAGTCCTTTCCCATACTGTGATGTCGTAAGCTCAACTACGCATAAAACATTAAGAGGCCCAAGAGGCGGTATCATTATGACAAACAATGAAGAGTATGCTAAGAAGATAAATGCCTCTATTTTTCCAGGCATCCAGGGCGGACCACTAGTTCATGTCATCGCAGCAAAGGCAGTTGGTTTTAAGCACAACCTTAGCCCTGAGTGGAAAATTTATGCTAAACAAGTAAAAGCAAATGCTAAAAAATTAGGTGAAGTATTAATAAAAAGAGGCTTTGACCTAGTGAGTGGTGGCACTGATAATCACCTAATTTTAATGAGCTTTTTAAACCGCGAATTTAGCGGTAAAGACGCTGATATCGCTCTTGGAAATGCTGGAATAACGGTAAATAAAAATACGGTTCCAGGCGAGATAAGAAGCCCATTTATCACAAGTGGTATACGTGTTGGTAGTCCTGCGCTTACGGCTCGTGGCATGAAAGAGGCTGAGTTTGAGCTAATAGCAAACAAAATAGCTGACGTGCTAAGCGATATAAACAATACATCTTTGCAAGAGAAGACAAAAGCTGAGCTAGTTGAACTTGCCCATAAATTTATAATCTATGATAAAGCGACATTTTGA